Proteins encoded together in one Gammaproteobacteria bacterium window:
- a CDS encoding SUF system NifU family Fe-S cluster assembly protein — MDAGLKDLYRDVIVDHNRSPRNFRKIPDADRALEGFNPLCGDKLTLYLKLDGGTIKDLSFEGSGCAISVASASLMTERLKGKTRAEAESLFGTMHELLTKADAPADESLGKLAALSGVREFPSRVKCASLCWHTLMAALKGDAGNSISTE; from the coding sequence ATGGACGCGGGCCTCAAGGACCTCTACCGCGACGTGATCGTGGACCACAACCGGTCCCCCCGGAACTTCCGCAAGATCCCGGACGCGGACCGCGCGCTGGAGGGTTTCAATCCCCTCTGCGGCGACAAGCTCACGCTCTACCTCAAGCTGGACGGCGGGACCATCAAAGACCTCAGCTTCGAGGGCAGCGGCTGCGCCATCTCCGTGGCCTCCGCCTCGCTCATGACCGAGCGCCTCAAGGGCAAGACCCGCGCCGAGGCGGAGAGTCTGTTCGGCACCATGCACGAGCTCCTGACCAAAGCCGATGCCCCGGCGGACGAATCCCTGGGCAAGCTCGCCGCGCTCTCGGGCGTGCGCGAGTTCCCGTCCCGCGTGAAGTGCGCGAGCCTGTGCTGGCACACGCTCATGGCCGCCTTGAAGGGCGATGCCGGCAACTCGATATCGACGGAATGA
- the sufT gene encoding putative Fe-S cluster assembly protein SufT, with the protein MYDREPIKLLRSCEAVMIPAGTRVVVPEGTEVNVAQSLGGSFTVYVDGNLLRIAGKDADALGLEVQEAPRLPENPSDADVEKLVWDQLKTCYDPEIPINIVDLGLVYECKLQPADEGKKKVGVKMTLTAPGCGMGGILVQDVKDKLEQVPTVQAADVELVFDPPWSREMMSEEAKLQTGMYY; encoded by the coding sequence ATGTACGACCGCGAACCCATCAAGCTCCTGCGTTCCTGTGAGGCGGTGATGATCCCCGCCGGCACCCGCGTGGTGGTGCCCGAGGGCACCGAGGTGAACGTGGCCCAGTCCCTGGGCGGCAGCTTCACCGTATACGTGGACGGCAACCTGCTGCGCATCGCCGGCAAGGACGCGGACGCCCTCGGCCTCGAGGTCCAGGAAGCACCCAGGCTGCCGGAGAATCCCAGCGACGCGGACGTGGAGAAGCTGGTCTGGGACCAGCTCAAGACCTGCTACGACCCGGAGATCCCCATCAACATCGTGGACCTGGGCCTGGTCTACGAGTGCAAGCTGCAGCCCGCCGATGAGGGCAAGAAGAAAGTGGGCGTGAAGATGACGCTCACCGCCCCCGGCTGCGGCATGGGCGGCATCCTGGTGCAGGACGTGAAGGACAAGCTGGAGCAGGTGCCTACCGTGCAGGCGGCGGACGTTGAGCTCGTATTCGACCCGCCCTGGAGCCGCGAGATGATGTCCGAGGAAGCCAAGTTGCAGACGGGGATGTATTACTGA
- a CDS encoding non-heme iron oxygenase ferredoxin subunit: MAEWIDVAPMDSFPAGTHKIADADGVRIAVFNIEGKLYAIEDVCTHDGGILTGGPVQGCIITCPRHGATFDIRSGEALTAPAYEPTSTFPVRIQDGMVQVKDERWD; the protein is encoded by the coding sequence ATGGCCGAGTGGATCGACGTCGCGCCCATGGACAGCTTCCCGGCGGGCACCCACAAGATCGCGGACGCGGACGGGGTGCGCATCGCGGTGTTCAACATCGAGGGGAAGCTCTACGCCATCGAGGACGTCTGCACCCACGACGGCGGCATCCTCACGGGCGGCCCGGTGCAGGGCTGCATCATCACCTGCCCGCGCCACGGCGCCACCTTCGACATCCGCAGCGGCGAAGCCCTCACCGCTCCCGCCTACGAGCCCACTTCCACCTTCCCGGTGCGAATCCAGGATGGGATGGTGCAAGTCAAAGACGAACGCTGGGACTAG